The genome window GGTGGTCGCCTCCGCGGCTGGAGGTTCACTCTCTTTCGGCGACTCAATAGCACCCCCCGGCCTCTCAACAACGCCCCCCCGCGTCTCAACAGCATCCCCGTTGGAGCCATTTGTTACCGGTTCTTCCTCGGTTTCCATGCTGCTGGCCACAATCTCATCTTCGTTCGGATCGTGGATCACGAATTCTACGCGGCGGTTCTTGGCGCGCCCTTCTTCCGTGTCATTGGAGGCGACAGGGTGGTGTTCGGCATAGCCGCTGGCAGACAATCGGTTGCCGGGTATGCCGGCCGTTTTGATCATGTACGACACGACGTTCACGGCGCGTTCCGTTGAAAGCTGGAGATTGCTCGAATAGCGGGCGTTGTTGATAGGAACGTTGTCGGTGTGTCCTTCCACATTCACGACGTAGTTGCTCGTGGCCAACACGTTGCCGATCTTCTCCACCAACTCCTGAGCCGCTTGAGTGAGATCGGCACTGCCCGCGCCAAAGAGCAACGAATCCGACAGCCCCATCGATACCTTGTGCCCCGATGGGTCCATCTTCACGCTGATCTGTTCCTGAAGACCGCTGGCCTTCACCATCGCGTCCAGGTCGCCCTTCAACTTCTTCATACGCGCCCGAAGCGCGTCAATCTGCTCCGTCTTTGGATTGCCCCTGGTCCGCGTGCGTTCCGTGCCGGCCCTGGGTGGAGGAGTCACGGATGGCCCCGGAACAACCTTCCCGCCGATGCCGGTGGGATTGGCCACAGGCGTTCCGAACTCCGCGCTCATCGCCCTGGCCAACGCTTGAAACTTCTGCTTGTCAACATTGGAGAGCGCGTACATGACCACAAAGAACACCATAAGAAGCGTGATCAAATCTGCATACGTCAGCAGCCATCGCTCCTCATTCTCGTGTTCTTCGTGTTTCTGGCGGCGATTACTCATCTATGGTATTCCCGTTACGCGCCCTATGCCGTCTTCGCGTGTGCGCGTTCCTTTTCGGTAAGGAACGCAAGCAACTTCTGACTAACTACGTGCGGACCGTCTCCGGCATATATCGAAAGAACGCCTTCGGTGATCATTTCTCGCATAGCTACCTCTTCCTTCGCGATGATGCCGAACTTTTTCGAGATTGGAAGAAACATAAGGTTAGCGGACGAAACACCGTAGAGAGTGGCGATGAATGCCATGGCGATGGCCGGCCCAAGACTTTCCGGGTCGGACAAGTTCCCCAATACGTTAACGAGGCCCACCACCGTCCCGATAATTCCCAGCGTCGGCGCGAATCCTCCCGCCGTCGCAAACACTGCCGCCGACGTCTTTAAGGCTTCCTCGTCGACGGTCATCTGAGTGATCATCAACTGCTTCACAAGTTCCGCGTTCGTTCCGTCCACAATCAGACGAATCCCGCGTTTTAAGAATGGGTGGTCAACTTTCAGTTTATAATTCTCAAGGGCGAGAATACCGTCCTTGCGCGTGACACCGGCCATTTCCACAAACATCTCGATGAGGGCATTGAAGTCATATGCCGTGCGAAAGACAATTAGCTTGACGTTTCCCAAGACGTCCAGAATATTCCGGATCGTGAAACATGAGATTGTCGCACCCGTCGTCCCCCCGAATACGATCAGCAACGCTGTCGGCGCAAGCAGCGCGGAAAGGCTTGTTCCTTCCTCTACGGCTGCAAAAAGCACCGAGAAGACTCCAAGCAGAATACCAACGATTGTGATAGGATCCATAATTGCCCCACGTCCTAGTGTCGATGCAACGCACGCTTAAGGCCAAGAATTCGTCTACACGGGGATCTTACTCAGGAACAGATGCCCCGAGCAATGACTTCGCGGAACTCGGTGCTCTTTTTAACACGGGGCCTTGGGAAACGCAAGAAGAACATGTCATACTCGACTGGCAAACAAGCACGGGAGGCTGTCCATGTCTGAGTCGTTTGTCCAGGCGCGTGTCGAGAATGATCTCTATTTCGTCACCCTCAACCGCCCCGAGAAACGCAATGCCCTGACCCCCGAAATGGTCCTCGATCTTGCCGCCGCCGTTCGCTCCGCCGACGAGCACCCCGGAGTCCGCGCCATCATTGTTAACGCAAACGGTCCGATATTCTCCGCCGGCATCGACTTGATGGCCCTGGCCCAGGCAAAAGCCGCCGCGCAGGACCAAAACCCGGCTCGCTGGCTGCGCCGCATGGCCGACCGGCTCCAGGATGCTCTCTACACCATCGAGTCGACAGAACTACCGGTCATCGGAGCGCTTCAGGGCCGGGTCATCGGGCTGGGACTCGAAGTCGCCCTCTCGTTCGACTTCCGCATCGCAACTGACTCCTGCCTGTTGAGTATTCCGGAGAGTCGCATGGGACTCGTAGCCGATGTCGGGGGCACCACGCGCCTCTGCCGCCTTATCGGCCCCAGCCGCGCCAAGGACATGCTTATGACCGCGCGTAATGTCGACGCAACCGAGGCCCTGCAATGGGGGCTGGTGAATCGCGTCGTGCCCGAACCGCAGTTGATGGAATGTGCCACTGCGCTCGCCCAAGAGATCGCCCAGAATGCCCCGCTGGCGGTGGGTATGGCTAAACTCATTGTGGACCAAGGCGATGGTCTCGATAAGCACACCCAGTTGGCCATCGAACGCTGGGCGCAAAGCCAACTCATTTCAACCGAAGACCTTATGGAAGCCGTATCCGCGTTTATGGAGAAACGCCCCCCGCAGTTCAAAGGTAAGTAGACCGCAATTTGCACCGGCGCGATTGAGCGCCGACGCAAATTGCTCACGTGCAAGACCTTGAGGTTATGCCATGAGGATTTCTCGCGAACACACTCTGTTCTCGGAGAAACGCCTTGTTTTGCGCCGCAAGTCTCGCAAACACACTGGTTACGAGAGGGGTTCAAGTGTGTTCGTGAGAAATCCGGGGTAAACGACAATTGATGAACTCCCCCTATCCTTGCCGCAATTGGCAATCGTGTGTTAGGGTGAATGTGCACGGTGCGGTCCGACTGCAGGCGGACGCACGATACCCACTGGAGTACCAAGGATAATCATGAAAAAGAAGTGCATTATGGCGCCCCGAGGTCCGGCTGCGGCTGGCCCGTATTCCCACGCAGTCGCCGCGGGGAACCTGTTGTTCGTTTCCGGCCAAGGTCCGATGGCCCCTGATGGCAGTGGACTTAAGACAAAGACCTTCGAGGAAGAAGTCAGGCAAACGTTCGAGAATCTGAAGGCGATTCTCGAAGATGCCGGCTCAGGTCTGCAACATGTCGTCAAGACGAACGTATACTTAGATAACATGGACAATTTCGGCGAGATGAACGCCATCTACAAGGAATATTTCCCCAGCGACTACCCGGCCCGGACGACTATCCAAGCCGCGCGCTTGCCGTTGAACATCCGAATCGAGGTCGAGGCGGTCGCCATTCTACCGGACGCATGAAGACAAAGATGCCAAATGCCTTCTGGCGGTACGCGCGTGGCGCTGTGGCCCTGCTCGTGGCACTGGGTGCGATGGGCGCCGCATCGGCCACGACAGCCGCGGAGTTCAACGCGCTGGGCGTAGACGCGTACAACGCCAAGCAGTGGGACCAGGCCGCGAAGCAGTTCGAGCAGGCCTACAAACTTGCGCCGGACAACGCCACCGTGAAGCGCAATTTGTGCAACACCTATCAAGCGCAGGCCAATGAATGCGCAAAGAACTCCGATTTTGCCTCGGGGGTCGAACGGCTTCTCTTGGCGGTGAGCGCCGATCCGGAGAACCCTTCCGCATTGGCGCAGTTGGGCGCGTACTATCTGCGCCTCGATATGGTCAACGATGCGGTCTTCCGCCTCGAAGACAGTGTGGAACTCGACCCCGACAACTTGGATGTTCAAGAATTGCTGGGTGACGCTTATTACCGCGCGAACGACCTCGCGGCGGCCCTGGCCCAATGGGAACTCGTGCGCGAGCGCGATCCCAATCGGCGCAGTCTGATCGATAAACTGAATAAGGCCTACCGTGAAGAAGGAGTTGAGGGGGCATACCGTAAGACACGGTCCGCCCATTTTGAGATCAGCTATGCGCCAAACACGAGCGGCGGAGACTTGGGCAAGGTGCTGCAAACCCTAGAGCGTGCGTACCGCGACATCGGCCGTAAGTTTGGAAATGTCTATCCGCCGACTCCGATCCAGGTTGTGGCGTATACCGCGAAAGACTTCTCGTTATCCACGCAACTTGACGAACATATAGGAGCCGTGTACGACGGCAAAATCAGAGTGCCTATTCGCGACGAAGCCGGGGCGCCCATCCCTGAGGCGGAATTGTGGAGGCGACTCTTCCACGAATACACGCATGTCGTCGTGCGGTACTGGGGCGGCGATTCGGTCCCTTGGTGGCTGAACGAGGGATTGGCGGAGACGTTCTCGAACCGACTTTCCTCCGCCGAAACAAACCTGCTGCGCGAGGCTTCCGCGGCCAATCTGCTGATACCGCTATCCTCACTCGAGGAAGGACAGTTGAAGCGGCTGGATGCGGATACGCTCCAGATCGCGTATATGCAATCTCACGCGACCGTCGAATATCTATGGGGCCGTTATGGCATTCGCGGAATTGGCCCCATGCTCGATTCCCTGACGCAGGGTACGCCTCCGGAGGAGGCGCTCATCGGCAGCTACCGGCTCAACTACGACCGCCTGCAGAAAGAAGTCTCCAAGCAGCTCGGCGCTACCGTCTCCAAGCGGTAACAATACGCCCTCTCGCCAATAGACTCCGTGAGGAACACGAAATCTAAACTATTGCGTGCCGCTGTCCATCTATGTGATAGTCACATGGGGTATGCAGGGACATACACGAGGCTCTCCGGTCTGTTCCGGAAGTCTATCTTACAAGTAGGCAAACCCAATCAAGCTGCGGGGATATGACGATGAGAAGTGCCAAGACGAGTCTAGTGTTTGGAGTCCTGATTGCCGTACTAATCGCCCTTCCAGGCTGCTCCAATCCCGACAAGAACAAGTTGTTGTTTAAGCCTGCCGTCGGCAGTAAACGCCTCGTAACGGTCAAGCAAAACACGACCCAGAACATCAAGATGGCTGGCATAGGCATGAACCAGTCCATGACGTTCGGCAATGAAACCACCTTCCTGATGAACGTCGAAAGCCTTGACGCCGAAGGCACGGCGACCATCAAAGTGACGTACGAAGACATGAAGTTCACGCTGCCCGGCATGGGCGGAGGTATGGCGATGCCCGGCATGGCCGAGGCAGACGACATGATTAAGAAACTCCAGGAGGGGTTTAAAGGGTCCACATTCACCATTCAAGTCTCACGATTGGGAGAGTTGAAGGCTATCGAAGGCGCGGAGGCAGTAACCGATAAGGCTCTCGGCGCGATGGGCGGCGATTCCGATCCGATGTCACAGATGGGCAAGGAAATGATGAAAGGGTTCATGGGCGCGGAGGTCATAAAGGCGATTATGTATTCGTTGTTCATCAAAGCTCCCGACAAAGCGCTGAACCCATCGGATACATGGAACGATACGTTCAATCTCGACGTGGCGGGAACGCCCGCGACAACCGAGTCTACGTATACGTTGCGCGGCCGTGCCGATGGATATGTCACAATCGATGGCGCTCTGACTACGAAGGTCGATTTCGCGAATAGCGCTCTGGCAAAAATGGCCGGCGAAATGAAGATGTCCGGCGATCTCGCCGGGACGGGCAAAGGCACGTACTCAATCGACGAAGCCACCGGCTGGTTAACGCACCGCGAGGACAAAACCCAAATGACCGGCAAGATGTCTATGGAAATGCCCAAGCAGCTCCAGGGAATGCCGAACATGCCTTCCAAGATGGACATGGAAATGGATATGAATGTTGACCTCGTGGTAACCAACACCGCGCAATAGAGGCAGAAGCTCAAACTCCTCTTGGATTTCAGTGAGAGCCGTGGGGCACGCGAATCGGACGTGCCCCACGGTAGTTTCATTTCTGCGGCCTCGGCATGGGTCTTTACGCAAATAGTCCGCAATTGGACCAGACTCACGCGCTCCTTCGATACACAGCCTCTTGCGCACCGGTCGTCACGTATGTGATAGTCATATGGGGCATGCATTGACATACGTCGGACACACTGGTCGGCACTGTGAGGTGGTTCGACAAGAAGGCCAGACCTATCAAGCCCGGGGGGGATGACGATGCGAAGTGCAAAATCGAGTCTTGTGTGCGGAATCGTGTTTGCCGTTCTGGTTACTCTTCCGGGTTGTTCGGATCCGGACACGAATAAGCTCCTGTTCAAACCGGCCGTCGGCAGCAAACGCGTGGTGACGGTGAAACAAGACACAACTCAAACCATGAAGTTGGCCGTGATAGGCAAGAGCCTAACCACGACATCGGGAAACGAAATGACCTATCTGATGAGTGTCGACAGCGTCGAGGCCGACGGTACCGTGATCATCACGGCGACATATGTCGACGTGAATTTGGGATTTCCCGGCAGAGATGGAGGGGATGACCGTAGAGGAGCGCTCCTCAAGAAGATGCAGGCCGCCTTCAAAGACGCTTCACTTACCCTGAGAGTCTCGCGGCTGGGCGAATTGGTGGGTATCGAAGGGGCGGATGCCCTCACCGAAAAAGTCGTTGGAGCCCTGGGAAGTGAATCGGGCCCGTTTACGGTGATGGCCAAGAGTCTGATGAGGGGGATCTTTAGTCCGGATATGCTGAAGGCAAGCTTATACCCGCTGTTCATCAAGGCGCCGGACAAAGCTTTGAATGCATCGGACACGTGGGATGATGCATACACCCTGGAATTGGCGGGAATGCCCGTGACATCCGAAACGGCCTACACCCTGAGGGGGCGGGCCAGTGGCTATGTAACGATCGATGGCAATGTGACCATGAAGCTAAATATGGCCGACAATGTGCTGACAAAGCTTAACGAAGAAGTGAAGATGTCCGGAGAAATCAACGGAAACGGCACGGGCGTGTATTCGGTCGACGAAGCTACCGGATGGCTGACACACCGGGAGGACAAGGTCACGGCAACCGGCACGATGTCAATGGATATGCCCAAGCACTTGCGGGGCATGCCCGATGCGCCCCCCAAGGTCGATTTAGACATGGAAATGCAAATCGACCTTGAGGTGACCAATACCGCGCAGCAATAGCGCGCGAGTATCGTTTGCTTACGGCAAGTGCATAAACAATGCCCGTGAGACGTTTCAATTCAAACGTCTCACGGGCTGCATTCTTCTCGATCGGTCCAGCGCGTGTAATCACGATACGGCGTAACGTATCGGCCTACAGAACATTCCCTCGTGTAATCGCCGTTACCCGTGCGCGCGGCGTCGGTCCGCCGGTTGAATCGCACTGGAATTCGATACCGTTGGTTCCCGCCGCCAGCGTTGGCAAATCGCCTTGCGGCTTGACATCGCTAAGCAACTCGCCGTTCTTTCCGTAAAGTTTGCAGTCATCCATTGACGCGAATTCGAGGTACGAGCCGCTGGTGATTTCGACGGGGAACGTAATCGTCTTGCCGCCCACTGTAAGCCTTGGATTCTTCAAGGTGACATCCACTGTGGGCAACGCCTTGATGGGGCTGATGTAACACGTGACCGCTTTCGATTTGGGCAGGTTGTTGTACCAAAGCGAAAGCGTGGATACATTCGCAAAGCTGATGTCTTCGCGCGAGACAGAGTAACCGCCGCCGTATGGCCATCCCCACTTTTCCATGTTCGCGCCTTCGTTTTCGATGAGTTCGAAATAGCGCCATCCCGTGAAGTTCACGCGGATGTATCCATCACCGATTCCACCGGCAATGTGGTCGGGACTCTTGAGCTGGATATTGAGCAGTTCGTCCTGACCATCTCCATGAACCCACACGCCGAGGGCCTGTTTCTTGTCAATGTTCAACTCGGGCGAGAACGCGCGCACCATCTGAATCCACGATCCGCGCGGCTCGTCGTTTGTGCTGGTCGCCGTGTAACATCCGCTCGCATCGCCAACCTTCGTCTGTTCGGTCGATCGCGTTAGCGCCCCCGTGACGCCCGGCTTGACCTTGCCTCCGGTGAACGCCTCCGAAGGTTTCCCAAAGTCCTCGATGACTACGCCGTCCGGCGAGTCGTACGGCGCCGCGGACAGCAGCGCCTCAATTCGCACACGCAACGGCTGTTCGCCGTAAGGGTTCGTCGTTTGCCACACATTCGTGTTGCCGTCCAGACCACTCACCTTGTGCTTGTCGTAATTCACTTGTCTGAATTGCCATTTCCCATCGGACGCCTTTTCCTGCGTGAAGTCCTTTCCCGGTTCCCGAAGCTGCTGCTTGATTGAATCGGGGAAGTACTTGGCATGGCGCAGTTCCTCGTATTGACGGAAGATCGGCGCGAGCCGCTGGTATGCGGGCACTTTGTCGATGTTATCAGGGTTCACACCCATCAGGCTGATGCCCATGTCGCCGCCGATTGCTTTGCACATCAGGTACTCAATGTCGTCGGGGAACGTGGGTTCGCCGCGCGCACCGGTCCACGTTTTGACCGCCCACCATCCAAGGTTCATCGGGAGATACATACCCGCGCCGCTCAAGTTGCCTTGTACGTGCGTATCGATGAATTCCTTGTGCGACCGAGTGGGATGATCCCATGCGCCCATCCGCGCGCGAATGAACCACAGGTGGTGGTGAAACGTGCTCATCTCAAACAGAGCGGGTCTATTCAGGCGCTTCGCAATGGCCCACGCGAATTTCGAGCCGTAATGCCAAGAGTTCTCGCTTCCGCCAAGAATGTCCTCGCCGTCGAGCGCGTCCAGGTAGATCATGTCGAACCCGCACTCGTTAAAGGTATTTGCCGTGTTCGCCGCCACCTCATCCAGCAACGTCGAATCCGCGTCGGGCGCGAAAAGCCCGAAACATTCGCGAATATGGTG of Candidatus Hydrogenedentota bacterium contains these proteins:
- a CDS encoding Rid family detoxifying hydrolase, with protein sequence MKKKCIMAPRGPAAAGPYSHAVAAGNLLFVSGQGPMAPDGSGLKTKTFEEEVRQTFENLKAILEDAGSGLQHVVKTNVYLDNMDNFGEMNAIYKEYFPSDYPARTTIQAARLPLNIRIEVEAVAILPDA
- a CDS encoding OmpA family protein, whose translation is MSNRRQKHEEHENEERWLLTYADLITLLMVFFVVMYALSNVDKQKFQALARAMSAEFGTPVANPTGIGGKVVPGPSVTPPPRAGTERTRTRGNPKTEQIDALRARMKKLKGDLDAMVKASGLQEQISVKMDPSGHKVSMGLSDSLLFGAGSADLTQAAQELVEKIGNVLATSNYVVNVEGHTDNVPINNARYSSNLQLSTERAVNVVSYMIKTAGIPGNRLSASGYAEHHPVASNDTEEGRAKNRRVEFVIHDPNEDEIVASSMETEEEPVTNGSNGDAVETRGGVVERPGGAIESPKESEPPAAEATTDLLPEVGSQRGSGSRFR
- a CDS encoding MotA/TolQ/ExbB proton channel family protein → MDPITIVGILLGVFSVLFAAVEEGTSLSALLAPTALLIVFGGTTGATISCFTIRNILDVLGNVKLIVFRTAYDFNALIEMFVEMAGVTRKDGILALENYKLKVDHPFLKRGIRLIVDGTNAELVKQLMITQMTVDEEALKTSAAVFATAGGFAPTLGIIGTVVGLVNVLGNLSDPESLGPAIAMAFIATLYGVSSANLMFLPISKKFGIIAKEEVAMREMITEGVLSIYAGDGPHVVSQKLLAFLTEKERAHAKTA
- a CDS encoding tetratricopeptide repeat protein, with the translated sequence MPNAFWRYARGAVALLVALGAMGAASATTAAEFNALGVDAYNAKQWDQAAKQFEQAYKLAPDNATVKRNLCNTYQAQANECAKNSDFASGVERLLLAVSADPENPSALAQLGAYYLRLDMVNDAVFRLEDSVELDPDNLDVQELLGDAYYRANDLAAALAQWELVRERDPNRRSLIDKLNKAYREEGVEGAYRKTRSAHFEISYAPNTSGGDLGKVLQTLERAYRDIGRKFGNVYPPTPIQVVAYTAKDFSLSTQLDEHIGAVYDGKIRVPIRDEAGAPIPEAELWRRLFHEYTHVVVRYWGGDSVPWWLNEGLAETFSNRLSSAETNLLREASAANLLIPLSSLEEGQLKRLDADTLQIAYMQSHATVEYLWGRYGIRGIGPMLDSLTQGTPPEEALIGSYRLNYDRLQKEVSKQLGATVSKR
- a CDS encoding enoyl-CoA hydratase/isomerase family protein; this translates as MSESFVQARVENDLYFVTLNRPEKRNALTPEMVLDLAAAVRSADEHPGVRAIIVNANGPIFSAGIDLMALAQAKAAAQDQNPARWLRRMADRLQDALYTIESTELPVIGALQGRVIGLGLEVALSFDFRIATDSCLLSIPESRMGLVADVGGTTRLCRLIGPSRAKDMLMTARNVDATEALQWGLVNRVVPEPQLMECATALAQEIAQNAPLAVGMAKLIVDQGDGLDKHTQLAIERWAQSQLISTEDLMEAVSAFMEKRPPQFKGK